gaaatatttttatactatgAATTCGAAAATTGAGAAATGCAACTTTATTTTGTTCATTCATTATACTCTCTTTGGATTAAATCTTTTGGCAAGTGAAACATGAAATGATGGTAAGAATGCAGTCTTTACTAGAACTCATTTCATTTGAATACCAGGctcacataaaatatttatagcaACCATATACGGTGACATTATGTACATTAAAACACACACTAGATAGTTGTGCATACATAACCTCTATAATACAGTTTACAGATGAATCTCAAAATCATCCTGGACGACTCATCTTTTCATATGGAACTTTTAGAGATAAGTCTACCCTCCATTCAAGACGGAGGGTGTTAGAATGTCTGTCTCACATGATGAGGAAAGGACTGTTGTTCCTTTTTTATAGTCTTGAGCATAGCTTTTCGAGTTTACTTAGATCAAGGTCCGATGTCTTAACAAACTTTTAACTCTTTGAGTCCTGTTTGGCCGTATGCAAAGTTGAtgctagaggaagaggaagtgGTAATGGGGAGAATGTATTGGGATGAGATGAAGATTGTCTACTTGTTTTTATCACCTTAACTTCTTCTAAGGCAAGAGGCACTGGTTCTTCTGTTTTTGGTGTGTAAGCAAAAGATAGGTCCTTATTAGCCGCTAGGGCAAGTAGCTCTTTCTCCTCGAGCCCTTTAACTGGTCCGAGGCTGCAACAATCTGCACCATACTTTGTCAATGcatctttgaatttttttatctgCACCAGGATATCGTGGCCGGTGTTAGAAGGATAAAAGGAAGGCGTTGACAACAACAAGCAAACGACAGCATTGCTCAGCTGTTGAATCTCTTAGTCATCAAGATCAATTCAATGAGAGACATTGCAGAAATTAAGAAGGAAGCTGCATATAATGTCATTAACAGATTGCTGACATATCAGATAAACTAACCGTGGCATTGGTGCAACTAAAGCTACAAAGACGACCTTCAGCACCTCTATAGAAACGGAAAAATGGGAGAACATGTACGTTCAGCGAGTAACACATTGACTTGTGTTCCTCATAGTTCACATGCAAAAACTGCACATCCGGATTCATCTCTGCTAACTGACATATCTGCATTTCCCAGTTTTAACAAGACTAAGATCATTAATCCTATCTTACTGAAATGGACAGCCAACAAAGTGCAGCATTAGACAACAAGAAATGTATTACCTTTGGATGAAGGGCTTTGCAGCCTCCACAGCCAGGGGAAAGGAAATCAACAACGACTAGTTTATCCCCACCGTTTAGAA
The sequence above is a segment of the Solanum lycopersicum chromosome 10, SLM_r2.1 genome. Coding sequences within it:
- the LOC101244047 gene encoding thioredoxin-like 1-1, chloroplastic isoform X2; translated protein: MSIGIKRAPKWWEKGLQPNMKEVTGAQDLVDTLLNGGDKLVVVDFLSPGCGGCKALHPKICQLAEMNPDVQFLHVNYEEHKSMCYSLNVHVLPFFRFYRGAEGRLCSFSCTNATIKKFKDALTKYGADCCSLGPVKGLEEKELLALAANKDLSFAYTPKTEEPVPLALEEVKVIKTSRQSSSHPNTFSPLPLPLPLASTLHTAKQDSKS
- the LOC101244047 gene encoding thioredoxin-like 1-1, chloroplastic isoform X1; protein product: MEKLLNKAVFLPSILNSSGIYHSNQHAICVFPVKFNRRYHKSAVATAQMSIGIKRAPKWWEKGLQPNMKEVTGAQDLVDTLLNGGDKLVVVDFLSPGCGGCKALHPKICQLAEMNPDVQFLHVNYEEHKSMCYSLNVHVLPFFRFYRGAEGRLCSFSCTNATIKKFKDALTKYGADCCSLGPVKGLEEKELLALAANKDLSFAYTPKTEEPVPLALEEVKVIKTSRQSSSHPNTFSPLPLPLPLASTLHTAKQDSKS